A stretch of Lathyrus oleraceus cultivar Zhongwan6 chromosome 6, CAAS_Psat_ZW6_1.0, whole genome shotgun sequence DNA encodes these proteins:
- the LOC127093145 gene encoding proline--tRNA ligase, cytoplasmic, with protein sequence MAGTDDKKQQQSAEKKKAAGEKKQSAAKHQPAAKQQPGGKKKEVKKETGLGLTNRKAENFGEWYSEVVVNGEMIEYYDISGCYILRPWSMAIWEILQAFFDPEIKKMKIKNCYFPVFVSSTVLEK encoded by the exons ATGGCGGGGACCGACgacaaaaaacaacaacaatcCGCCGAGAAAAAGAAAGCCGCCGGCGAAAAAAAGCAATCCGCCGCAAAACACCAACCAGCCGCAAAACAACAGCCTG GTGGAAAGAAGAAGGAAGTGAAGAAAGAGACTGGATTAGGTCTTACCAATCGGAAGGCTGAGAATTTCGGAGAGTGGTATTCTGAG GTTGTTGTTAATGGAGAAATGATTGAGTACTATGATATTTCTGGTTGCTATATTCTTAGACCTTGGTCAATGGCAATCTGGGAGATTTTGCAA GCATTTTTTGATCcagaaataaagaaaatgaagatCAAGAACTGCTACTTCCCTGTGTTTGTTTCTTCTACTGTTCTTGAAAAGTAG